In Janthinobacterium sp. B9-8, the genomic stretch CTCACCCGCCAGCACTGGGCTGAGCAAAATACGGTTGTAATTAGGATGCGGCTCTGCGCCAAACACGGTGATGTCGTAGCGATCAGGCGCAAGAGCCAACAGCTCCTCCACCGTACGAATACCGGCCATACCGTTTCCGACAACGACAAGCTTGGGTTTAGTCATGGCTGGATCCTTTACATAAATGTTATTTATATATTTTGCTAAACCTTGAACCACAGAGAGCACAAAGGGCACAGAGTTACACAGAGAAAATCAAATATTTTAAGTGCCTCCACCGCAGAGTCCTCTTCACGATAGATGCCTTCCTCTGTGAAACTCTGTGCTGCTCGGTGTCCTCTGTGGTCCAAGATTTAGCTCATTCAATTACCTGTTCAGCACAGATCAAAACAGCGTTTTTAAAACTTCTTAAATCCTTGCCTGAGCCAAATCACCGCCCAGCGCGCTGCGCCAGCGTACTTTCACGCCGGAGAGGCCGTACCATGCGATGAGGGATAGAAAAGAAAATAGCCACAGGCCCAGGCTGTAGTTGCCGGTGGCTTGTTTCACCATGCCAAGGCCCGCTGCCAGTGCAAAGCCGCCTACGCCACCGGCCATGCCGATCAGGCCGGTCATTACGCCCAGCTCTTTGCCAAAGCGTTGTGGCACCAGTTGAAACAGCGCACCGTTGCCCGCCCCAAGGCAGAGCATCGCGCCAACAAACAGGCAAACGGCCACGCTAGATCCGCCTAAGCCAAGGCCGGTGAGGCCAATCAACACAGCCGAGCAAACATAAACAATTAGCAGGGTGCGAGTACCGCCGATTCGGTCGGCGATCACACCGCCGAGCGGGCGCATCGCCGAGCCTGCTAATACACAGGCCGCGGTGTACCAGCCGGCCATTTTGGGTGCAAAGCCAAATTGATCATGAAAGTAGCCGGGCAAGGCGCTGGCAAAGCCAGAGAAACCACCAAAGGTGATGGCGTAAAAGCCCATAAATAACCAAGCATCTTTATTATTTAATACCTTGGCGTAGTCGCTCATGCTTTTAGGATTAACCGACCCAGGTGCATCTTTGGCAAACACGGTATAGAGCACTAAGGCAAAGAGAAGAGGAATCACTGCTAGGCCAAACACGTTTTGCCAGCCAAATATAATCGCCAACACCGGCGCAAACAGCGCGGCAAACACGGTGCCAGAATTGCCCGCCCCGGCAATCCCCATCGCCGTGCCTTGGTGCTGCGGTGGATACCAGCGGGAAGCCAGCGGCAAAGCCACCGCAAATGCAGCGCCTGCAAAGCCTAGAAACACACCCAGTAGCAGCGCTTCTGCCATGCTATGCACACCGAGCTGCCAGGCACTTAACAGCGCAAAAATCACAATCAGCTGCGCAAAAAACCCCGTGCGCTTGGCACCAATGCGATCCACAAACACGCCTAAAACCAAGCGCAGCAAAGCCCCCGCCAAGATGGGCGTGGCCACCATCAGGCCACGCTCGCTGGTCGATAAGCTCAGCGCCGTGGCAATCTGTATCTGCAAGGGGCCAAGCAGATACCAGACCATAAAACTCAGATCAAAATAGAGAAAAGCAGTAAGAAGAGTGGGAGTATGGCCTGAACGCCAAAAGCTACGATCCATGATGTCTACCTCTAGAAAGACTGCAAAAAAAAAAGCGTCCCGCCACAATCGTGGAGGGACGCCGTTGTCCTCGAGGGAGATGGGCCGCCATTGACCTTCCCCACACCCAGCGCATCATTGCACTAAGCTTTGAATCTTTGTGGGCCTACTGGCCCTATATCATTACGTAGCAAACGCTATGCCAGCCGCAACAAACAAACAAAAACACATAAAAATCAAACAGATAGAATAAAAAGCCCTCAGGCCGCACCAAAAAGAAAAGAATGCACCGCACCAGAATGACGCAGCGCAACATAGACTTGCACAGGATTTGCACAAAACAGACTTTGTAGGGGGGGTAAAAAGCTTTATCTTGCCCGCGCAAAAAAAGACACGGCGTATCACCCCAGCAAATCCGCCATCGCCAAGACTTGCCTTGCCACATCCCCCAGCTTCATGCCCTGTTTCATGGCTTGGCGACGCAGGGTTTCGTAGGCTTCGCCTTCGCTTAAGCGGCGTTTATCCATCAATAGGCCTTTGGCTTG encodes the following:
- a CDS encoding nitrate/nitrite transporter is translated as MDRSFWRSGHTPTLLTAFLYFDLSFMVWYLLGPLQIQIATALSLSTSERGLMVATPILAGALLRLVLGVFVDRIGAKRTGFFAQLIVIFALLSAWQLGVHSMAEALLLGVFLGFAGAAFAVALPLASRWYPPQHQGTAMGIAGAGNSGTVFAALFAPVLAIIFGWQNVFGLAVIPLLFALVLYTVFAKDAPGSVNPKSMSDYAKVLNNKDAWLFMGFYAITFGGFSGFASALPGYFHDQFGFAPKMAGWYTAACVLAGSAMRPLGGVIADRIGGTRTLLIVYVCSAVLIGLTGLGLGGSSVAVCLFVGAMLCLGAGNGALFQLVPQRFGKELGVMTGLIGMAGGVGGFALAAGLGMVKQATGNYSLGLWLFSFLSLIAWYGLSGVKVRWRSALGGDLAQARI